The Litchfieldia alkalitelluris genome has a window encoding:
- a CDS encoding saccharopine dehydrogenase family protein translates to MGKALIIGCGGVASVAIHKCVQNSDVFEEICIASRTKSKCDDLKAKLDGGKTKITTAQVDANNVDELIALIEEVKPDIVMNLALPYQDLTIMDACLATKTHYMDTANYEPEDTAKFEYKWQWDYRERFEKAGITALLGSGFDPGVTGVFSAHALKHHFDEIEYIDILDCNGGDHGYPFATNFNPEINIREVSANGRYWENGEWIETAPMEIKREYNFAEVGMKDMYLLYHEELESLAVNIPGLKRIRFFMTFGQSYLTHLKALENVGMTSIEPIEFEGKQIIPLQFLKAVLPDPASLGPRTVGKTNIGCIFQGKKDGKDKTYYVYNVCDHQECYKEVGSQAISYTTGVPAMIGAMMIMTGKWNKPGVFNIEEFDPDPFMEELNKWGLPWQEDHNPVLVDGKPETAKEPELVR, encoded by the coding sequence ATGGGAAAAGCACTTATTATCGGTTGTGGTGGAGTAGCTTCAGTAGCTATCCACAAATGTGTTCAAAATAGTGATGTATTTGAGGAAATTTGTATTGCAAGTCGTACGAAGTCAAAATGTGATGACTTGAAAGCTAAGTTAGACGGTGGAAAAACAAAAATTACAACTGCACAAGTTGATGCAAATAATGTTGATGAATTGATTGCTCTAATTGAAGAGGTAAAACCAGACATCGTAATGAACCTTGCGTTACCATATCAAGACTTAACAATCATGGATGCTTGTCTTGCTACAAAAACGCATTACATGGACACTGCAAACTATGAGCCAGAAGATACAGCAAAATTTGAATATAAATGGCAGTGGGATTACCGTGAGCGTTTCGAAAAAGCTGGAATTACAGCTCTATTAGGAAGCGGATTTGACCCAGGTGTAACAGGTGTTTTCTCTGCACATGCACTTAAGCATCACTTTGATGAAATTGAATATATTGATATTCTTGACTGTAATGGTGGGGATCATGGTTATCCATTTGCAACGAACTTTAATCCTGAGATTAACATTCGTGAGGTTTCTGCGAACGGAAGATACTGGGAAAATGGCGAGTGGATTGAAACTGCACCAATGGAAATCAAGCGAGAATATAATTTCGCTGAAGTTGGTATGAAGGATATGTACTTACTGTACCATGAAGAACTAGAATCTCTTGCAGTAAACATTCCAGGACTTAAGCGTATCCGTTTCTTTATGACATTTGGTCAAAGCTATTTAACACACCTTAAAGCTCTTGAAAATGTTGGAATGACTTCTATTGAGCCGATTGAATTCGAAGGAAAACAAATCATTCCTCTTCAATTCTTAAAGGCTGTATTACCAGACCCAGCATCACTTGGGCCACGTACAGTTGGTAAAACAAATATCGGTTGTATCTTCCAAGGTAAAAAAGATGGAAAAGATAAAACATATTATGTTTACAATGTATGCGATCATCAAGAGTGTTACAAAGAAGTTGGTTCTCAAGCTATTTCTTATACAACTGGTGTACCAGCAATGATTGGTGCAATGATGATTATGACTGGAAAGTGGAATAAACCAGGCGTATTTAATATTGAGGAATTTGATCCAGATCCATTCATGGAAGAATTAAACAAATGGGGACTTCCATGGCAGGAAGATCATAATCCAGTTCTTGTAGACGGAAAGCCTGAAACAGCAAAAGAACCGGAGCTAGTTCGATAA
- the nspC gene encoding carboxynorspermidine decarboxylase — translation MRFEELPTPCYVIDEGLLEKNLKILNGVRNRTGCKIILAQKAFSMYKLYPLIGEYLDGTTASGLYEALLGHEEMGKENHVFAPAFRDDEIDEVISICDHIIFNSFSQLERYKDKVLKAGKKVGLRINPERSTQDGHDIYDPCAPGSRFGVTKSQFRPDLLEGVSGLHFHTLCQQNSDDLAKTLEAVIEKFGEYLPQMEWINFGGGHHITRVDYDIPLLEECIKKMQDNYGLEVYLEPGEAVALNAGYLITTVLDTIKNGMDIAILDTSASCHMPDVLEMPYRPPLFGSGETGEKPFTYRLGGQTCMAGDVIGDYSFDQPLQLGDRLVFGDMAIYSMVKNTTFNGMALPAIAVQDKDGNCRVEHQFGYQDFKMRLA, via the coding sequence ATGAGGTTCGAAGAATTACCAACACCATGTTATGTAATTGACGAAGGACTTTTAGAAAAAAACTTAAAAATCCTTAACGGCGTTAGAAACCGTACAGGATGTAAGATTATCTTGGCACAAAAAGCATTTTCAATGTATAAGCTGTATCCTCTTATTGGTGAATATTTAGATGGTACGACTGCAAGTGGCTTATACGAAGCTCTTCTTGGTCATGAAGAAATGGGCAAAGAAAACCATGTCTTTGCCCCAGCATTCCGGGATGATGAAATCGATGAAGTGATTTCAATTTGTGACCATATCATTTTTAATTCCTTCTCGCAGCTGGAAAGATATAAGGATAAAGTGCTTAAAGCCGGCAAAAAAGTTGGTTTGCGCATAAATCCTGAACGTTCCACGCAAGATGGACATGATATCTATGATCCATGTGCTCCTGGTTCTCGTTTTGGGGTAACTAAATCTCAGTTCCGTCCCGATTTGCTCGAAGGCGTTTCTGGCCTGCATTTTCACACACTTTGTCAACAAAACTCTGACGATTTAGCTAAGACACTTGAAGCTGTAATTGAAAAGTTTGGTGAGTATCTTCCACAGATGGAATGGATTAACTTCGGCGGCGGTCACCATATTACAAGAGTAGACTATGATATTCCATTACTAGAAGAGTGTATCAAGAAAATGCAAGATAACTATGGATTAGAAGTATATCTAGAGCCAGGTGAAGCAGTTGCGCTGAATGCAGGTTACTTAATCACAACGGTCCTTGATACGATTAAAAACGGAATGGATATCGCTATTCTTGATACGTCTGCATCATGCCACATGCCTGACGTATTGGAAATGCCTTATCGCCCACCTCTTTTTGGGTCAGGTGAAACAGGGGAAAAACCATTTACGTATCGCCTTGGTGGACAAACATGTATGGCTGGAGATGTGATTGGAGATTATTCCTTTGATCAGCCATTACAGCTTGGAGATCGTTTAGTATTTGGTGATATGGCCATTTATTCAATGGTTAAAAACACTACGTTTAACGGAATGGCACTTCCAGCAATCGCTGTTCAAGATAAAGATGGTAACTGTCGTGTCGAGCACCAATTTGGTTATCAAGATTTTAAGATGAGACTAGCATAA
- a CDS encoding DUF2535 family protein: MLYKSLEFKNAAGQKVKIIEIPVVGNTNHYYFMIQARLQHFISKLYNRPQEKTCYSFREYMKLKMNWTDFNNLFSMEELRNNS, encoded by the coding sequence TTGTTGTACAAAAGTCTAGAATTTAAAAATGCAGCTGGTCAAAAAGTAAAAATCATTGAAATTCCTGTGGTAGGAAACACTAATCATTATTACTTTATGATCCAAGCACGTTTACAACATTTCATTTCAAAGCTTTATAATAGGCCACAAGAAAAAACATGCTATTCATTTCGTGAATATATGAAATTGAAAATGAATTGGACTGATTTTAACAATTTATTTAGTATGGAGGAGTTAAGAAATAACTCTTAA
- a CDS encoding beta-glucosidase family protein yields the protein MKYKELIAKMTLEEKASLMSGKDFWQTQNIERLGINSIFLADGPHGIRKQAVGADKPGLNAGEPATCYPTAATVANSWNAELGEKVGEYLGEEAIAQKVNVLLGPGVNMKRNPLCGRNFEYFSEDPYLAGKMAASYIRGIQSYGVAACVKHFAANNQEERRMSIDTIVDERTLREIYLTAFEIAVKEGKTKSIMSSYNKLNGTYTNENLHLMQDILRGEWDYKGTVITDWGGSNDRIAGLLAGNELEMPTTAGETDQEIIQAIKRGEIKEDVLDECVDRLLDLIFTTEKAYQRPHVEFNVERHHRVSQKVAEESIVLLKNEGNILPLRFGKKVAVIGDFAKDARYQGAGSSIVNPTILDHTLDCFEESGIVSIGYEPGFERYGKKSQHKIDEACELAKKADVILLYLGLDEATEAEGLDRDSMKIPENQIQLLNAIYEVNQNIIAILSCGSAVEMPWIGKVKGLLHGYLGGQAGARAILRVLSGDVNPSGKLAETYPLRYEDTPSFRHFPGNEASVEYREGMYIGYRYYDTADVNVLFPFGFGLSYTTFVYSDLEVTKDGVTFIITNTGRIAGMEIAQLYVGCDSEDIFRPKKELKGFDKVFINAGESKKVKIPFDDKTFRYYNIKTNKWEIEEAEYSVLIGASSTDIRLVDRIHVEGTGAPLPYDKIKLPSYFAGKVTNVDEEEFEILLGRKVPVSTWDRTKPLGYNDIIAQCQYAKGWVARFTYRLVVFAHWYLRKVGKRSSANLIMMSIYHMPFRGIARLTGGVVNMPMLDGILMMVNGHFFKGLRHVWKERNKKVRFTKVKL from the coding sequence ATGAAATATAAAGAATTAATTGCGAAAATGACGTTAGAAGAGAAAGCATCTTTAATGTCAGGAAAAGACTTTTGGCAAACTCAGAATATTGAGCGTCTTGGAATTAATAGTATATTTCTTGCTGATGGGCCGCATGGAATTAGAAAACAGGCAGTAGGAGCAGACAAACCAGGCCTTAATGCAGGTGAACCAGCGACATGCTATCCAACTGCTGCAACGGTTGCGAATAGTTGGAATGCAGAATTAGGAGAAAAAGTTGGAGAGTACCTTGGTGAAGAGGCAATCGCACAAAAAGTGAATGTCCTACTTGGACCTGGTGTTAATATGAAAAGAAATCCCTTATGTGGCAGGAATTTTGAATATTTCAGTGAGGATCCATATCTTGCGGGGAAAATGGCTGCCAGTTATATAAGAGGAATTCAGTCATACGGAGTTGCGGCTTGTGTAAAGCATTTCGCTGCAAACAATCAGGAAGAGAGACGTATGTCCATTGATACAATCGTTGATGAACGGACGCTTCGAGAAATCTATCTTACTGCTTTTGAAATTGCTGTTAAAGAAGGTAAGACGAAATCAATTATGTCTTCTTATAATAAATTAAATGGAACTTATACGAATGAAAACCTACATTTAATGCAGGATATTTTACGTGGTGAATGGGATTATAAAGGTACTGTTATTACTGATTGGGGCGGAAGCAATGATCGTATAGCAGGATTGTTAGCAGGTAATGAGTTAGAAATGCCAACCACGGCAGGAGAAACTGATCAAGAAATAATACAGGCAATTAAACGTGGGGAAATTAAAGAAGATGTATTAGACGAATGTGTGGACAGATTGCTAGATCTTATTTTTACAACAGAGAAGGCCTATCAACGGCCTCATGTGGAATTTAATGTTGAAAGACATCATCGAGTTTCACAAAAGGTTGCAGAAGAATCGATTGTACTCCTCAAAAATGAAGGGAATATTTTACCTCTTCGATTTGGGAAAAAGGTGGCTGTCATCGGAGACTTTGCCAAGGATGCGCGCTATCAGGGTGCAGGTTCATCAATTGTAAATCCAACGATATTGGATCATACTTTAGATTGCTTTGAGGAATCTGGAATTGTTAGTATTGGATATGAACCTGGATTTGAACGATATGGTAAGAAAAGTCAGCATAAAATAGATGAAGCATGTGAACTAGCAAAAAAAGCAGATGTTATTTTACTATATCTTGGTCTAGACGAAGCGACTGAAGCTGAGGGACTTGACAGAGATAGCATGAAAATTCCGGAGAACCAAATTCAATTATTAAACGCTATATATGAAGTTAATCAGAATATTATCGCGATTCTTTCTTGTGGGTCTGCCGTTGAGATGCCATGGATTGGGAAAGTAAAGGGACTATTACACGGTTATTTAGGTGGTCAAGCTGGAGCGAGAGCGATACTAAGAGTACTGTCGGGTGATGTAAATCCATCAGGGAAATTAGCCGAAACCTATCCATTGCGATATGAGGATACACCTTCTTTTCGCCATTTTCCAGGTAATGAAGCTAGCGTAGAATATCGTGAAGGAATGTATATTGGCTATCGATATTATGATACAGCTGATGTGAATGTGCTTTTCCCGTTTGGATTTGGTCTAAGTTATACGACATTTGTTTACTCAGATTTAGAGGTTACTAAGGACGGCGTAACTTTCATAATTACGAATACGGGACGTATTGCAGGGATGGAAATCGCGCAGTTATATGTTGGATGTGATTCCGAGGACATTTTTAGACCAAAAAAGGAATTAAAAGGTTTTGATAAGGTATTTATTAATGCCGGAGAATCAAAGAAAGTGAAAATTCCTTTTGATGATAAAACATTTCGCTATTATAATATAAAAACGAATAAGTGGGAAATAGAGGAAGCAGAATATAGTGTTTTGATCGGTGCATCAAGTACTGATATTAGACTAGTGGACCGTATCCATGTCGAAGGTACTGGAGCTCCACTTCCGTATGACAAAATCAAGCTTCCATCTTATTTTGCGGGAAAAGTGACCAATGTGGATGAAGAAGAATTTGAGATTCTTTTAGGACGTAAAGTACCTGTTTCGACGTGGGATCGCACAAAGCCGCTTGGTTATAACGACATTATTGCACAGTGTCAGTATGCTAAGGGATGGGTTGCAAGATTCACTTATCGTTTAGTTGTATTTGCTCACTGGTATCTACGTAAAGTTGGAAAAAGAAGTTCAGCAAACCTAATTATGATGTCAATATATCATATGCCATTTAGGGGAATTGCTAGATTAACAGGTGGCGTTGTTAATATGCCAATGTTGGATGGAATTTTAATGATGGTTAACGGGCATTTCTTTAAAGGTTTGCGTCATGTGTGGAAAGAACGAAACAAGAAGGTAAGGTTCACTAAGGTTAAGTTGTAG
- a CDS encoding glycosyltransferase family 2 protein has product MKLLSVVIPCYNSQDYMRYCIESLLPGGEDVELLIVNDGSVDETATIADGYAKRYPTMVKAIHQENGGHGEAVNAGIRHATGLYFKVVDSDDWVDIRAYLKILKTLKDLVVGENFVDMMISNFVYEKEGARYKKVMKFDNVLPEGHTFTWDDIKQFRKGQYLLMHAVIYRTQLLRDCKLELPKHTFYVDNLYVYTPFEHVKTMYYVNVDFYRYFIGREDQSVQENIMIKRIDQQIKVNKMMIEQVDLETIPNLKLRNYMLKHLEIVTVVSTILLIRSGTVENLKKKKELWMYIKETDTLLYQSLKYGILGGLTNLPGRAGRSISVGAYKISQRLVGFN; this is encoded by the coding sequence ATGAAATTATTATCAGTAGTTATACCTTGCTATAATTCGCAGGATTATATGAGATATTGTATCGAGTCCCTATTACCAGGTGGAGAAGATGTAGAGTTACTGATAGTGAATGACGGCTCCGTAGACGAAACAGCAACGATTGCAGATGGGTATGCAAAAAGATATCCTACCATGGTAAAAGCAATTCATCAGGAAAATGGCGGACATGGAGAAGCCGTAAATGCAGGTATCCGACATGCTACCGGATTGTATTTTAAGGTTGTGGACAGTGACGACTGGGTTGATATTCGTGCATATTTAAAAATATTAAAGACTTTAAAAGATTTAGTCGTTGGCGAAAATTTTGTAGATATGATGATTAGTAATTTTGTCTATGAAAAAGAGGGCGCAAGATATAAAAAAGTCATGAAGTTTGATAATGTTCTTCCCGAAGGTCACACTTTTACTTGGGATGACATTAAACAATTTCGTAAAGGACAATATCTATTGATGCATGCTGTCATCTATCGAACACAATTACTAAGGGATTGTAAACTTGAACTTCCTAAGCATACGTTTTATGTGGATAATTTATATGTCTATACTCCTTTTGAACATGTAAAGACGATGTATTATGTTAATGTTGACTTTTATAGATACTTTATCGGGAGAGAGGATCAGTCGGTTCAAGAAAATATCATGATCAAACGAATTGATCAACAGATTAAAGTAAATAAAATGATGATTGAGCAGGTGGACCTAGAGACGATTCCAAATCTGAAATTAAGAAACTATATGCTTAAGCATCTTGAAATTGTTACAGTAGTATCTACAATTTTATTAATTCGTTCAGGTACAGTAGAAAATCTTAAGAAGAAAAAAGAATTATGGATGTATATAAAAGAAACAGATACTCTATTATACCAATCTCTAAAATATGGAATACTGGGTGGTTTAACTAACTTACCTGGACGTGCTGGACGTAGTATATCTGTTGGAGCATATAAAATCTCTCAAAGGCTAGTTGGTTTTAATTAG
- a CDS encoding LysR family transcriptional regulator — protein sequence MLYYQYKRGRSQTKGNNMNTEALEYFIKVYEKKSVTAAAKDLYITPQGISKTIKQLELELETELFYRGPRGMEATEAGELLHARAKHIRYLMEDIKKEISIISGGKSVLSVVATYSTTSILPVDYLYRFTELHPEFQLKIREYPDEYGIGKLFEEEVDVGLVIGNDEIENFEYEMVGHGEVVVVVSQNHPLAVKDEISVMDLEHESLMIKPVGEGKEHGFLEKCLDAGYTPKVIHEFGSILTAHRLCETNGFVAISIDFVEESLKEENLKVLKLKEKIPQNVYLVFRKRGIQSKAVSLFRTYIKEKRLSI from the coding sequence ATGCTATACTATCAATACAAACGCGGTCGTTCACAGACGAAAGGAAACAATATGAATACAGAAGCATTGGAATATTTCATAAAAGTTTATGAGAAAAAAAGTGTTACTGCAGCAGCTAAGGACTTGTACATCACTCCACAAGGAATCAGTAAAACGATCAAACAGCTAGAACTAGAGTTGGAAACCGAGCTGTTTTACCGTGGTCCCCGTGGAATGGAAGCAACTGAAGCTGGTGAGTTACTTCATGCTCGTGCAAAACATATTCGGTATCTTATGGAAGATATAAAAAAAGAAATTAGCATAATCAGTGGAGGAAAGAGTGTTTTAAGTGTTGTTGCTACTTATTCTACCACTTCAATTTTACCAGTAGATTATTTATATAGGTTTACAGAACTACACCCGGAATTTCAATTGAAAATAAGAGAATATCCGGATGAATATGGAATCGGCAAATTATTCGAAGAAGAAGTTGATGTAGGGTTAGTGATCGGAAATGATGAAATTGAAAATTTTGAATATGAGATGGTAGGGCATGGAGAAGTAGTTGTAGTTGTATCCCAAAATCACCCGTTAGCAGTAAAAGATGAAATTTCTGTAATGGATTTAGAACATGAATCTCTCATGATCAAACCTGTGGGTGAAGGGAAAGAGCACGGCTTTCTTGAAAAATGTCTAGATGCTGGCTATACTCCTAAAGTTATCCATGAATTTGGTAGTATTTTAACAGCTCATCGACTTTGTGAAACGAATGGGTTTGTGGCCATTTCAATCGATTTTGTTGAGGAGTCTCTGAAAGAGGAAAATTTAAAAGTCTTAAAGTTAAAAGAAAAAATTCCGCAAAACGTGTATCTTGTTTTTAGAAAAAGGGGTATTCAATCTAAGGCAGTTTCACTGTTCCGAACGTATATAAAAGAAAAAAGGTTGTCGATTTGA
- the glf gene encoding UDP-galactopyranose mutase: MYDYLIVGAGLYGSVFAYEAKQRGKKCLIIDKRHHIGGNIYTEEIEGINVHKYGAHIFHTNNKRIWDYVNRFAEFNRYTNSPVANYKGELYNLPFNMNTFNKLWGVISPAEAMQKIEEQRNAAGITDPKNLEEQAISLVGTDIYEKLIKGYTEKQWGRPAKELPAFIIKRLPVRFTYDNNYFNDRYQGIPIGGYTGIIEKMLEDIDIRLNVDFFEDRDELTKIAKKVVYTGMIDQYFDYKFGVLKYRSLQFETKVLDDTDNHQGNAVVNYTDRETPYTRVIEHKHFEFGTQDKTIITEEYPSEWEPGEEPYYPINDDINNDMFKKYKELADGEPNVIFGGRLANYKYYDMHQVIGAALVTVEKEFGE, from the coding sequence ATGTATGATTACTTAATCGTTGGTGCTGGCTTGTATGGATCAGTATTTGCATATGAAGCAAAACAAAGAGGCAAAAAGTGTCTAATTATCGACAAAAGACACCACATTGGTGGAAATATATATACAGAAGAAATCGAAGGCATTAACGTTCACAAATATGGGGCTCATATTTTTCACACGAACAATAAACGAATTTGGGACTATGTTAATCGTTTTGCTGAGTTTAATCGATATACGAATTCACCTGTCGCCAACTACAAAGGGGAATTATATAACCTCCCTTTTAATATGAATACCTTTAATAAATTATGGGGAGTCATCAGTCCCGCTGAAGCGATGCAGAAAATTGAAGAACAAAGGAATGCAGCTGGTATTACAGATCCTAAGAACTTGGAAGAACAGGCCATCTCACTCGTTGGAACAGACATCTATGAAAAACTGATCAAGGGGTATACAGAAAAACAATGGGGGCGACCGGCCAAGGAATTGCCTGCTTTCATTATCAAACGCCTTCCTGTTCGTTTTACATATGACAACAACTACTTTAATGATCGCTATCAAGGAATCCCTATAGGTGGTTATACTGGCATTATCGAAAAAATGCTTGAGGATATTGATATTAGATTAAATGTTGATTTTTTTGAGGACAGAGATGAACTCACAAAGATTGCGAAAAAGGTAGTTTATACAGGGATGATTGACCAGTATTTTGATTATAAATTTGGCGTTTTAAAATATCGAAGCTTACAATTCGAAACAAAGGTATTGGATGATACTGACAATCACCAAGGGAATGCAGTTGTTAACTATACGGATCGTGAAACCCCTTATACTCGAGTGATTGAGCACAAGCACTTTGAGTTCGGAACACAAGACAAAACAATTATCACCGAGGAGTACCCAAGTGAGTGGGAGCCGGGTGAAGAGCCATATTATCCAATTAATGATGATATAAATAACGATATGTTTAAGAAATATAAGGAGCTAGCTGACGGGGAGCCGAATGTTATTTTCGGAGGCAGGCTGGCGAACTATAAATACTACGATATGCACCAGGTTATTGGAGCAGCATTAGTTACTGTTGAGAAGGAGTTTGGTGAATGA